The Setaria viridis chromosome 9, Setaria_viridis_v4.0, whole genome shotgun sequence sequence CAGCACCCAGTCATCCAACTGCAGAGAAATGGATCAGGATAGAATTAAGTTACTCTGTTCTGTTCAACCCAAATTGATGATCTTTAATCTCTAGAAGAAAGTAAGAAAGAAAACATTCGGAGGAAGAATCAGCGGCTTACCCTGAGCGATCCCTTCTTGGCTGCGGCGGCACGGCCGGCGTCGGCGAGCCTGTACTCGTGCATGATCCAGTCGGTCTTGACCCCTCGCGGCGCCTTGCCGGCGTAGAACACGAGCGCCTTCTTGATCCCGAGTGTGCGCCCCCGCGGCGCGACGGGCTTGTCGGCTCCGGTTGCCTTCCAGTATCCGTTCCCGGCGGCGCGGTTGGGCCGCGAGCCGTTAGGGTACTTGCGGTCCCTGGGCGTGAAGAAGTACCACTCCCTGGTGCCGAAGAGCGCCCGCTCCGGCAGGTCCCATGGGTCGAACTTGTAGAGGTCTACCTCCGCGATGATGGGCACCGGGAGGCGCTGCCCCGCCGCCTTCCGGCACAGGTAGTGCTCCACCAGCTCGTCGTCCGTCGGGTGGAACCGGAACCCCGGCGGCAGGTTCAGCTCCGCCTCCgcgtccctctccctcctcaccgGCACTCCCATGGCGATCGGTCGGTACGGTGAGGTCGAAGCTGAAAATTGATCGGCAAATTTAGCTGGCTCCCTCCCACTATGCAACACTCTGCAACAGTACTCTTCTTGGTTGGctccggcggctgctgctggctcTGAGGCGGTCTCTGGGTGTGTCCTGTGGATTCTGCGATGTTCTTGAAGCTGGGAACCGCGGGCAGGGGAGGGATATATAGGGGGCGGGGGGCTCGGCGGCGGTCTGGAAGCTTCGGCCGGGGGGCGTCGTCAAAGCGAGTCGGCGGCTGCGGGAAAGAGGAAGGCGGGGGCACGTGTGGCGGGGGAGCGGGGTGAGGTGGTGGGTTCGGGGAAGGTGGGGGACGCTCGTGGACGGCCACCTCAGCGCCCGGGGATTGGACGGGACCGGCCGCGGTGGCGTCACGGCCGACCTCAGCAGAATTGGGACGTGCCGGCCGATGGTGCGGCGCGGTTGGTCGCCCCGCCCGCCGAGGCGGTGCGGCGCGGTTCTTCcgtggccgcgcgccgcccgttCAGTGCAGGCGTGGTTCGAGACGTGATGGGCATCCCGTGGATGGTAACGTTTTGGGGAAACGTATTTGGTACAAGAGGGATGGGAAAAATGTGCATAGGGGGGGCTAGGTGGGATGTTTGGACGTGTACACATCACGAGCTCTGCGTGCGGCGGGCGGGGATAAgaattttccttctttcttttttgatttGATTTGAGAAAACGGGTGCACGGCACTTTTTTTTTGTAAGTAGTGCACGGCACTTGAAAAATGAAGTACACATGTCTCTAGAGGCGAAAAGGATGCCTCTATGCGTTGTCAACGACGGGTAGTACGTAGCGTACTTATCGTCTTCAATACTATTCCCTTTATTTGCGTCCTATACTCATCTTTCACGAGTCGTTATTATGACTTGCATAATGCAGTGAATGAAGTTTATTCGAGCAGAAACcaagctggaaaaaaaaacactactaTCTTCGTTcgaaattgtagatcattttatcCTTTCTAGTTGCATAATTTTTACTacgcacttagatatagtgtatatctagatacataatattatttataatctagaaaagttaaacgATTTGCAGAGGGAGCACCGGAGACACGATTCACACGACAGGCaggtttttttcctttttcactaCCAAGGATCGCGGTGTCGATCGGTAAAAGTTACAGATGGTCAGTGATCCCGCCCGATGGCATATTCCGGTGTCACGAAAAAGGGCGTCAcgtggagaggaagaggcagGCGCACGCAGGCAGGCCCACCCGCCATTTCGTCGGAATCGGGATCGCCTATCGGCGGGAGGCCACATGCACGCCCGCTCGGGGTGCATCCAGAAGATTCGCCCGCTACCTCAGCATCCCTATCTATCCCGAGCCCTCGCCAGGTCGCCTGATCatctccgcccgtcgcccccaGCCAATAAACAAATCAATAAAATAGTCCTCCGATCGCACTGCTCCTCCGGCGGTTGGCCGGCCGGATCACCCCGCCACGCGCGCGTACGTGGAGGCCAagccaccgcgccgcgccgcgcgagaCCGAGACACATGCCTGCCGGAAAAGGGACGCgcccccggcccggccggccgacgACCGGGGGGCGCGGAAAAAGGCAATCCAATTATGTTATCGGCACGTGGTGCCCGGGCGGGGACGCGTGTCGACACGAGTCCTGCTCCTGtgaccccggcggcggcgctcgcacGGAAAAAGCGCAGTGCAGTGCctggcaggaggcggcggctcgaGGCGCCGCGCGCACCGCGGGCACGCAGGGGACGTGTGGCGGTGCCTGGGCGTGGCACGTGGTGGAGTCGCCGGGGCGCGACGTGGTTGGCTGTGCCCGGGTTGGGGGAGATCGGGTCGGTACGAGCTGCGGTGGCTGGCGTCACTGTCAGGTGCCAGCGCTGGCGTCCCGCGCGCTTGCTACCAACGCCGCATTTCGTGTCCTGTCCGCGGCGGAGAGAGGGTAAAGGTGTTTGGCGCCCGGCCACGGCACCGGTCGTGatccggcgcgcggcgcgcgggagaGGCTCGTCTTCGGCGGTTTGACGGGCGGCGCTCGCGGCCGGCAAATATCTCCGCCGGCGCG is a genomic window containing:
- the LOC117837430 gene encoding NAC domain-containing protein 2, with translation MGVPVRRERDAEAELNLPPGFRFHPTDDELVEHYLCRKAAGQRLPVPIIAEVDLYKFDPWDLPERALFGTREWYFFTPRDRKYPNGSRPNRAAGNGYWKATGADKPVAPRGRTLGIKKALVFYAGKAPRGVKTDWIMHEYRLADAGRAAAAKKGSLRLDDWVLCRLYNKKNEWEKMQMGKGSALAAATTTKEEAMDMTTSHSHSQSHSHSWGETRTPESEIVDNDPFPELDDSFPAFQDPAAAMMVPKKEPQVDDGGNLAAKNSDLFVDLSYDDIQSMYSGLDMLPPPGEDFYSSLFASPRVKGNHTTGGAGLAPF